A single Brevundimonas sp. SL130 DNA region contains:
- the phoB gene encoding phosphate regulon transcriptional regulator PhoB, with product MQPYILVMEDEDALATLLQYNLEKEGYDVTVAADGEEGMLQIDERQPDLVLLDWMLPKLSGIEVCRRIRGKAETRNLPVIMLTARGEESDRVRGLDTGADDYLTKPFSMVELIARIRAVLRRIRPGLADDRLNHGDIIIDRVSHRVRRSGQEVHLGPTEFRLLDHFMQHPGRVFSREQLLDAVWGSDVYVEARTVDVHVGRLRKALNIGESANPIRTVRSAGYSLDLEG from the coding sequence GTGCAGCCCTATATCCTTGTGATGGAAGACGAGGACGCGTTGGCGACCTTGCTTCAGTATAATCTTGAAAAGGAAGGTTACGACGTCACTGTCGCGGCCGACGGCGAGGAGGGCATGCTCCAGATCGACGAGCGTCAGCCCGATCTGGTGCTGCTGGACTGGATGTTGCCCAAGCTGTCGGGCATCGAGGTCTGCCGTCGTATCCGGGGCAAGGCCGAGACCCGCAACCTGCCGGTCATCATGCTGACGGCGCGGGGCGAGGAGAGCGACCGGGTGCGCGGTCTGGATACGGGCGCCGACGACTATCTGACCAAGCCCTTCTCGATGGTCGAGCTGATCGCCCGCATCCGCGCGGTTCTGCGCCGCATCCGGCCGGGCCTGGCCGACGACCGGCTGAATCATGGCGACATCATCATCGACCGCGTGTCGCACCGGGTGAGGCGTTCGGGCCAGGAGGTCCATCTGGGCCCGACCGAGTTCCGCCTTCTGGACCATTTCATGCAGCATCCGGGCCGGGTGTTCAGCCGTGAACAACTGCTGGACGCGGTCTGGGGTTCGGACGTCTATGTCGAAGCCCGCACCGTGGACGTCCATGTCGGCCGGCTGCGCAAGGCGCTGAACATCGGCGAGAGCGCCAACCCGATCCGCACCGTCCGCTCGGCCGGCTATTCGCTGGATCTGGAAGGCTGA